The genomic window GAGCGTCGTCATGCAGCCGGGAAATCCTCACGTGCTCGTCGCCGGATTGTGGAGCGCATCGCGTTCACCGTACATGTTGACGAGCGGCGGTCCGGGCGGCGGGTTATTCATTTCTTCCGATGACGGTGAACATTGGACTCAAGCGCTGGGTCACGGCTTGCCTGCCGGCGACACCGGCCGCATCGGCCTCGCATTTGCGCCCAGCGCTCCGAGCAGGCTCTATGCGCTGATCGAGTCGCGGAGCGGCGTGTTATGGCGCAGCGATGACGCCGGCGTGACCTGGAAAATGGTGAGCGACGACCATAATCTCGCGCAACGTCCGTTCTATTTCTCAGAGCTTACGGTCGACCCGCGCGATAAGGACCATATCTATTTCCTTTCCGTGCGCTTGATGGAAAGCAAGGATGGCGGCGTCACCGCAAAACGGCTGCGGCCGCCGGGCGGAGACAACCATCAGATGTGGATCGACCCCACCGACGGCGATCGTCTGATCGTCGGCGACGACGGCGGTCTCATGTATTCGCTCACCGGCGGAAAGACGTGGTCGGCGCCGCCGATATTGGTCTCGCAGTCGTATCATGTGTCGGTAGACGATCGCGTGCCGTACACGGTGTGCAGCGAAGATCAAGATACGGGCGCATACTGCGGCCCGAGCAACGACCTTATCAACGGCGACATCGAACCCATCGACTGGATTCCGCCCGGGGGCGGCGAGTGCGGTTGGATCGTCTTTGACGGCAAAGACGACAACTTCATCTACGGCAGCGGTTACGAAGGAACGCTCACTCGTTACGATCGCCGGACGAATCAGGCTGCCACGATCAGCCCGTGGCCGGATGACACGAGCGGTTGGGGCGCGGGCTCGCTGCGTTATCGCTTTCAATGGACGGCCCCGGTTGCAACCGCGCCGTGGAACCCCGATGTGCTCTATTTCGGCGCGAACCGACTCTTTGCGACGATCGATCGCGGGCGCACATGGCAGATCGTCAGCCCGGATCTCACGCGCAACGTAAAGGCGTGGCAACGGCATGCGGGCGGCCCGATCACAGGCGACAACACCGGACCGGAAGAGTACGATACGATCTTCGCGATCGCCGCTTCGCCAAAGCAAAAAGGATCGCTGTGGGTCGGCACGGATGACGGCCTGGTGTGGATCACGCTCGACAGCGGCGCGCACTGGAAGCAAGTGACACCGGCCGGCGTAGGTATGCCGCGTTATGGACGGATCGACTACATCGAACCCTCGCCTTTCGATGTGGCGACCGCGTACATGGCGGTCGAGGATCACGAGCGCGGCGACCGCTCCCCGTACCTCTTCGCCACGTCGGACTATGGCCGCACATGGCGCGGAATCTCCGGCAATCTTCCGCGGACGAGCTACACGCGCGTCATCAAGGAAGACCGCGTTCGTCGCGGACTTCTCTACGTCGGAACCGAAACCGGCTTGTGGTACTCGCTCGACGACGGTGGATCGTGGCAGCAGTTCCACGACAATTTCCCGACCGTGCCGGTCTACGATTTCGCGCTGCAGCAGCGATTCGACGATCTCGTCGTGGCGACGCACGGTCGTGCCAACATGATCTTCGACGATCTTCGCCCGCTCCAAGAGTATAGCCCCGCGGTCACGGCGAGCGCGGTGCATCTCTTCAGTCTGCGGCCGGCTTACCGCTATGCCGGCGGCGGAGGGGGACAGACGAATGAGGGGTCCGGCGACGATCCGCAGTACGGCGTCGACGTGAACTTCTTTTTGAAGAAAGCGCAAGCCAAGAAGGACAAGATCAAGATCGAAGTGTTGGACGGCAACACCGTCATCCGCACGATCGGCGTGAGCGACGCGGTCGAAGGCGTCAACCGCACGTGGTGGGATCTACGCTATGATGGGATCGACAAAGTTCCGCGCGCCGCGGTCGAGGGGTTCGCGGGCTTCACAGGACCGCTCGCAGTGCCGGGGACGTATTCGATCCGGCTCGTCGCGGCCGGCGTGACGACGACGCGCTCCGTCGATGTGCTTCCGGATCCGCGCGCGAGCACGCCGCTGTCGGATCTGCGCGCCCAGCTCTCGTTCTTGCTGCGTATCCGCGACGACGAGTCGCGGATCGGTGCCCGAATCCTCAGACTTCGAGCGGCAAAATCGAAGGCCGACAAGACAGTCGCTGCACCCGGAGCGTCCGCCGCCGCGGTAAGCGCCGTTCACGCGTACGACCAAGCGATCGACATGGCGCTCAACGACCTCTATCAGCCGGCCGATCTCGCGGGCGAGGACGATATCCGCGATCCGATCCACGTGTACGAGAAGCTGAATAGTCTCGCCGGTTTTGTCAGCGGGGCCGACGTCGCTCCTCGATCTGCCGATTTCGAAGAACTCAGCGAGCTTGAGACCCAGATGCGGGCCGGCCTCGCTAAGGCCGATGCGGTGCTGTCTGCAGGCATCGTCCAGAACGCCGGCGGCGGCGGAACCCGGATGCGCGTGCACGGATAGGTCAATGGTGCTTGAAGTATTGCACCGCGCGTTCGTGTTTTTTCGCCGCCGCGAGCGTCTTGAACGTACCGAGATTCCTGCGTTTGCCGGTCTTCGGGTCCTTCTTCCGTGAATAGAGCCGATAGCCGCCCGACGACAGTTTGCGAATCATGCGAACTCCATTATGCGCAGCAGGCTGGCGCTTGACGCGCGTTTACTTGCGTTTCGAGGTGTTTCCGATCGCCGGCACGTCTTCGCCGAGCGCCGTGGCCAAGTCGATCTGATGGTCTTGTTCGTTCACGAGGATCTCGCGGATCTGCTCGGCCATCGCGAACTCGCCGAGCTCTTCGCATTGCCGCACGCGGTCGCGATAGTTCCGGATCGTCTCTGTCTCGTTCTCCAGATCGAATCTGAGCATCTCTCGCGCTTTTGCCGATGATTTGACCGGTTTTGGAGTCACGGTCGGCATCTCGCCCAGATAGTCGATCTGGCGCGAGATGATCAGCGCGTGGTTCAATTCCTGTTTCGCGTGCTCTTCGAGCTGCGCGGCGATGCTCATATATTCAGCGCCCTTGAGGACCTGAGAATAGACGACATACGCGATGATCGCCTGGTACTCGCGCGCGAGGTCCTCGTTGAGCAACGCCGCGAGGCGTTTGCGGGTGATCGCGTCCCCGTCGATCTTTCCGTCTGTCCGAGCGCTCATGCTTGTCTCCTTGCGGTCGTTCGTAGTTCGAGGCGGATACGTTAGCGACGCAGACACGCGCGACCTCGCCAGGGCGCGGGCCCGATGGGTCGAAACGGATTAAGCATGACGCGCGAAGATATCCACCGCCTCACGCACCTGTCACGCTGCGCAGGTTGAGCGGCTAAGATGGACGCCCGCGTCCTCGCGCAAGTCTTGCGCCGTTTGCCACCGATCGAAGACCCAAACGTGCTCGTCGGCACAAGCACGGCTGATGACGCCGGCGTCTACAAGTTGACGGATGAGATCGCCATCGTACAGACGGTCGACTTCTTCACGCCCATCGTCGATGATCCGCGAACGTTCGGCGCCATCGCGGCCGCAAACGCGCTGTCCGATATCTATGCGATGGGAGCTCGACCGGTCAGCGCTCTAGCGATCGCTGCCTTTCCTGAAGAAGGGCTCGACGCAGATGTGCTCGCTGAGATTCTCGCGGGCGGAGCGGACAAAGCGCGCGAGGCCGGCATCAGCGTCATCGGCGGCCACACGATCAAGGACCCGGAGCCGAAGTACGGCCTGGCCGTGACGGGCGTGGTCCATCCGCAGAAGATCTGGCGGAATTCTGCAGCGCGTCCCGGCGACGTACTCCTACTGACAAAGCCGCTCGGCACGGGAATCTTGACCACGGCGCGCAAGCGCGATCTCATCGGCGACGACGTCCTCGCTCCTGCGGTCGTCTCGATGCTGCAGCTCAATCGCACCGCAGCCGACGTGGCCGCGCAGGCGCCGCCGCACGCAGCCACGGACATCACGGGATTCGGTCTGCTTGGGCACCTGCACGAGATGACCAGCGGATCCGAAGTCGGCGCGACGATCGATTCACGGACCGTGCCGGTGTTCGGCCGCGCTCTCGAACTCGCTCGAGACGGCGCAGCACCCGCAGGCTCGGTCACGAATCTCGATGCAGCGATCGGTAGCGGGTGGATATTCGCCGATTCCGTCGCGCCCGAAATGCGTCTCGTGCTCTGCGACGCGCAGACATCCGGCGGCCTGCTGCTCGCTGTCGCGCCGGAGAACGCAGAAACGCTCGTCGACGCCTTGCGCGCAGCCGGTGTTCATGCCGCTTCGCGAATCGGCCAGATCACATCCGATCGTACCCTACGCGTCAATTGATTTGAAGGGGCCGATGATTTGAAGGGGCCGACGCCAGTCGGCCCGCACCACGCCACGCGTCAATTGATCTGAAGGGGCCGATGATTTGAAGGGGCCGACGCCAGTCGGCCCCGCAGTACGCAACCCGTCAATTGATTTGAAGGGGCCGACGCCAGTCGGCCCACGCATTACGCTGCGCATCATTGATTTGAAGGGGCCGACGCCAGTCGGCCTCGCATTACGCTACGCGTCGATTGATTTGAAGGGGCCGACGCAAGTCGGCCCCGCATTACAGGGTCTCAACGATTATGGGCCTAACGATATCGTCGCCCGCGGGAGTAGCTCAATTGGTAGAGCATCAGCTTCCCAAGCTGAGGGTTGCGGGTTCGAGACCCGTCTCCCGCTGCCCAGATCGATACGTCACGGCCCTAGTGAACCTCGGATGCCTTGGCACGATCTCGGCACAACGGTCCGGAGCATTTTTTGGGTCCCGAGCCGAACTGCCCGTGATGAAGATGATAACGAACATCACGACTCTCGCCGCGCTTTCGATAACAATCGCATTGTCGTCGGCCGCCCTGGGCGCGTCGACGACGCCTCCAAAGCCG from Candidatus Eremiobacteraceae bacterium includes these protein-coding regions:
- a CDS encoding ferritin-like domain-containing protein, with product MSARTDGKIDGDAITRKRLAALLNEDLAREYQAIIAYVVYSQVLKGAEYMSIAAQLEEHAKQELNHALIISRQIDYLGEMPTVTPKPVKSSAKAREMLRFDLENETETIRNYRDRVRQCEELGEFAMAEQIREILVNEQDHQIDLATALGEDVPAIGNTSKRK
- the selD gene encoding selenide, water dikinase SelD codes for the protein MTREDIHRLTHLSRCAGUAAKMDARVLAQVLRRLPPIEDPNVLVGTSTADDAGVYKLTDEIAIVQTVDFFTPIVDDPRTFGAIAAANALSDIYAMGARPVSALAIAAFPEEGLDADVLAEILAGGADKAREAGISVIGGHTIKDPEPKYGLAVTGVVHPQKIWRNSAARPGDVLLLTKPLGTGILTTARKRDLIGDDVLAPAVVSMLQLNRTAADVAAQAPPHAATDITGFGLLGHLHEMTSGSEVGATIDSRTVPVFGRALELARDGAAPAGSVTNLDAAIGSGWIFADSVAPEMRLVLCDAQTSGGLLLAVAPENAETLVDALRAAGVHAASRIGQITSDRTLRVN